In Armatimonadota bacterium, the genomic stretch CATCGTTACCGCGTGCCAGCAAGCTTGCCCCAGCGAAGCAATCGTCTTCGGAAACATCGCTGACAAGAACAGTCAAGTCGCAAAGCTCAGAAATGACCCACGCAGCTACCTGCTCTTGGAAGAACTTCAAACACGGCCAAGAACTTCTCATCTTGCGAAGCTTCGTAACCCTAACCCAGAAATCAAGTCTGCCAAGGCAGAGGAGGCGCACCACTAATGGCCAAAGTTCAAGAGAGAAAACTGAACGATCTGCTGATCACAGGCGATCAGACGTACTCATCCATCGACTCCTCTGTCGATAGGCTGATTCTCAACCAGAAGCTTCACGGCAAGGGCTGGAACATGCTCTTCGCGATCGGAATCATGTTGACAGGCCTTCTGGGCCTCTCGATCTTCTGGCTCCTTTATCAAGGAATCGGAATCTGGGGCAATAACGTTCCATCTGCATGGGGCTTCGACATCATCAACTTTGTTTGGTGGATCGGTATCGGCCACGCTGGAACGCTGATTTCAGCAATTCTGCTTCTCATGCGCCAACAATGGCGAAACTCGATCAACCGCTTCGCTGAAGCAATGACGATTTTCGCGGTTATGTGCGCTGGTTTGTATCCAATTCTGCACACCGGGCGACCCTGGAACGCCTACTGGCTCTTCCCGTATCCAAACATCCTCGCGATGTGGCCGCAGTTCCGCTCGCCGCTGATGTGGGACGTTGCTGCGGTTTCAACCTACTTCTCGGTCTCAGCCGTTTTCTGGTTCGTCGGACTCATCCCCGACTTCGCTACCTTGCGCGACAAGAGCACCAATAAGTACGGAAAAGTCATCTTCGCCACCCTTGCAATGGGATGGCGCGGAAGCAACCAGCACTGGCACCGATACGAGCAGATGTACCTACTTCTAGCCGGACTCTCGACTCCGCTAGTTCTTTCGGTACACAGTATCGTTAGCTTCGACTTTGCGATCTCGATCGTCCCGGGCTGGAACGTCACGGTCTTCCCGCCATACTTCGTTGCGGGTGCGGTCTTCGCTGGCTTCGCGATGGTTATGACCTGGGGAATTCCGCTGCGCAAGTGGTACAACCTCAAGCATCTCATCACGGATCGTCACATCGACTGGATGTGCAAGATCACGCTAGCCACCGGACTCATCGTCTTCTACGGCTACCTTCTCGAGATCTTCTACTCCTGGTACAGCGGCAACTTCTATGAGTTCAAACTTCTCATGAAGACCCGATTTACTGGCCCGTACGCTCCGATGTACTGGTTGCTGATCTTCTGCAACGGAATCGCGCCGCAGGTCTTCTGGAGTCAAAAGGCTCGCCGAAACGAGACGCTGATCATGGTGGTCTGCTTCCTTATCTCGGTTGGAATGTGGCTTGAGCGATTCGTCATCATCCCGATGTCGCTCACTAACAACTATCTCCCGTCGAGCGACAAGATGTATTATCCGTCGTTCTGGGATGTGGCAATGTTTGCCGGAACCATGGGTCTTTTCATCACCCTCATGATGCTCTTCATCCGCTTCCTGCCGGTGATCAACATCTTCGAGGTCAAGGACCTGTTCTACAAGATGGGTGGCAAAAAGGAAATCGTCGAAGAAGTGGGGGCAAGTAAGTAATGGCACACGATTGGTCAGATCCGTCCGGTCTTTGGGGACTCGTTGGAGAGTTCGAAAAGCCCGAAGACTTGATGAAAGCGGCAGAAGCGGCAAAGCACAAAGGCTTCCGCAAAATGGACGCCTACTCGCCTTTCCCGATCCACGGGCTCAGCGAAGCCATCGGCTTCCGCGACAACCGGGTGCCCTGGACGGTCTTCATCTTCGGAATCCTCGGTGTAACCTGTGGCTA encodes the following:
- the nrfD gene encoding NrfD/PsrC family molybdoenzyme membrane anchor subunit, coding for MAKVQERKLNDLLITGDQTYSSIDSSVDRLILNQKLHGKGWNMLFAIGIMLTGLLGLSIFWLLYQGIGIWGNNVPSAWGFDIINFVWWIGIGHAGTLISAILLLMRQQWRNSINRFAEAMTIFAVMCAGLYPILHTGRPWNAYWLFPYPNILAMWPQFRSPLMWDVAAVSTYFSVSAVFWFVGLIPDFATLRDKSTNKYGKVIFATLAMGWRGSNQHWHRYEQMYLLLAGLSTPLVLSVHSIVSFDFAISIVPGWNVTVFPPYFVAGAVFAGFAMVMTWGIPLRKWYNLKHLITDRHIDWMCKITLATGLIVFYGYLLEIFYSWYSGNFYEFKLLMKTRFTGPYAPMYWLLIFCNGIAPQVFWSQKARRNETLIMVVCFLISVGMWLERFVIIPMSLTNNYLPSSDKMYYPSFWDVAMFAGTMGLFITLMMLFIRFLPVINIFEVKDLFYKMGGKKEIVEEVGASK